One Sanguibacter sp. HDW7 DNA window includes the following coding sequences:
- a CDS encoding phage portal protein, whose amino-acid sequence MSLFRRASTSTELVGIGTRARARGRAVRSTEARQQSVVWAACRLRADLVSLMPVDVYRKAGPINVKVPTPPILTVPSAWADGQPMTISEWLGSSQMDLDTHGNAFGIVRAVDALGKPAQIDLVAAEDVSARIKDGRIVSYRIAGEKTETRHVWHERQYTVGGFPLGLSPIAHAALSILGASGAQTFATDWFANGAVPSAHLKNTAMEIPNAAKATAIKEQFQASVANGEVFVSGKDWEYSALAAKASESGFIQQMEYTDVALTRFFGVPADMVDVQSSTGSVTYANITQRNLQLLVMNLGGAVKRREDAISTRILPAPRFAKLNRDAVLAMDAKSRAELFKVQIDARLRAPSELRVLEDLEPFDEAQYSEFDRLFGSRTTTTPQTAPTGEK is encoded by the coding sequence ATGAGCCTGTTCCGCCGCGCCTCGACGTCGACCGAGCTCGTCGGCATCGGCACGCGCGCCCGCGCTCGCGGACGCGCCGTGCGCTCGACCGAGGCCCGCCAGCAGTCCGTCGTGTGGGCAGCGTGCCGCCTGCGCGCCGACCTGGTCTCGCTCATGCCCGTCGACGTCTACCGCAAGGCCGGGCCGATCAACGTCAAGGTCCCCACACCGCCGATCCTCACCGTCCCCTCGGCCTGGGCGGACGGTCAGCCGATGACGATCTCCGAGTGGCTCGGCTCCTCGCAGATGGACCTCGACACGCACGGCAACGCGTTCGGCATCGTGCGCGCAGTCGACGCGCTCGGCAAGCCCGCGCAGATCGACCTCGTAGCGGCCGAGGACGTCTCGGCCCGCATCAAGGACGGCCGCATCGTGTCCTACCGCATCGCGGGGGAGAAGACCGAGACGCGGCACGTCTGGCACGAGCGGCAGTACACCGTCGGCGGCTTCCCCCTCGGGCTCTCCCCGATCGCGCACGCAGCCCTCTCGATCCTCGGCGCGAGCGGCGCCCAGACCTTCGCGACCGACTGGTTCGCCAACGGCGCCGTCCCCAGCGCGCACCTCAAGAACACCGCGATGGAGATCCCGAACGCCGCGAAGGCCACAGCGATCAAGGAGCAGTTCCAGGCGTCCGTCGCCAACGGCGAGGTGTTCGTCTCGGGCAAGGACTGGGAGTACTCCGCGCTCGCGGCGAAGGCCTCGGAGTCCGGCTTCATCCAGCAGATGGAGTACACCGACGTCGCGCTCACGCGGTTCTTCGGCGTGCCGGCGGACATGGTCGACGTGCAGTCGAGCACCGGGTCGGTGACCTACGCGAACATCACCCAGCGCAACCTCCAGCTCCTCGTCATGAACCTCGGCGGCGCGGTCAAGCGCCGCGAGGACGCGATCTCCACGCGCATCCTGCCCGCCCCGCGGTTCGCGAAGCTCAACCGCGACGCCGTCCTCGCGATGGACGCCAAGTCGCGCGCCGAGCTCTTCAAGGTCCAGATCGACGCGCGTCTGCGCGCGCCGTCCGAGCTGCGCGTGCTCGAGGACCTCGAACCGTTCGACGAGGCGCAGTACTCCGAGTTCGACCGCCTCTTCGGCAGCCGCACGACGACGACCCCCCAGACCGCACCGACGGGAGAGAAGTGA
- a CDS encoding HNH endonuclease, with protein sequence MRGRSGHAWRMLVAQLCPPGSYCEVAVCYAPTREILFGLRPRHPLGPSLDHVVEMWEGGDPEDPANLVPAHLTCNVRKSNARRAQARTQAERSRGSRVRTAALSAQPRRRRSSSILDDD encoded by the coding sequence ATGCGCGGCAGATCCGGCCACGCCTGGCGCATGCTCGTCGCCCAGCTCTGCCCGCCCGGGTCCTACTGCGAGGTCGCGGTCTGCTACGCACCGACCCGCGAGATCCTCTTCGGGCTGCGACCCCGGCACCCGCTCGGCCCCAGCCTCGACCACGTCGTCGAGATGTGGGAGGGCGGCGACCCCGAGGACCCTGCCAACCTCGTGCCCGCACACCTCACGTGCAACGTCCGCAAGTCCAACGCGCGCCGCGCCCAGGCCCGCACGCAGGCCGAGCGGTCCCGCGGCTCCCGCGTCCGCACCGCCGCGCTCAGCGCGCAGCCACGACGGCGACGCTCGTCGAGCATCCTCGACGACGACTGA
- a CDS encoding HNH endonuclease yields MAFFQVDDDFPTNHKIERMIEDESAARAAPAIMLWVLAGASSRKQGTDGATTAKRATRLMGGDAALARAAAKLLVKHGLWHAPKHGCEKCPDTPAASWVFHDWKQFGYAPGASERIQKDKQKELRRPEIVEAVWARDTDAHGVARCRYCSMRVEKPARGSHGGKRRGDAVGQLDHVDPTKAIGPTNIVVACPDCNRTKGQRTPEQAGMTLKPPPQRADVPAGQGASDQVNDQVAIKTGSSSEVSPTRARPRAGAGGVLVGSGLGSPGVAGAAPVVPVPARFGPSVWQGHHGPPPDPDLIAQATCPDHGHPRPCRTCAAAPYEAAASTPAPRRTRRGSRGRRRSTEETL; encoded by the coding sequence ATGGCCTTCTTCCAGGTCGACGATGACTTCCCCACGAACCACAAGATCGAGCGCATGATCGAGGACGAGAGCGCCGCCAGGGCTGCCCCCGCGATCATGCTCTGGGTCCTGGCCGGGGCGTCGTCACGCAAGCAGGGGACCGACGGCGCCACGACCGCCAAGCGCGCGACCCGCCTCATGGGCGGGGACGCTGCGCTGGCCCGTGCCGCCGCGAAGCTCCTGGTCAAGCACGGCCTGTGGCACGCGCCGAAGCACGGCTGCGAGAAGTGCCCGGACACCCCCGCGGCGTCGTGGGTGTTCCACGACTGGAAGCAGTTCGGCTACGCCCCCGGCGCGTCCGAGCGCATCCAGAAGGACAAGCAGAAGGAGCTCCGCCGCCCCGAGATCGTCGAGGCCGTATGGGCCCGTGACACCGACGCTCACGGCGTCGCCCGCTGCCGTTACTGCTCGATGCGCGTCGAGAAGCCCGCGCGCGGCTCGCACGGCGGCAAGCGTCGAGGCGACGCCGTTGGACAGCTCGATCACGTCGACCCGACCAAGGCGATCGGCCCGACGAACATCGTCGTCGCATGCCCCGACTGCAACCGCACGAAGGGTCAGCGCACGCCCGAACAGGCGGGCATGACCTTGAAGCCACCGCCCCAGCGCGCGGACGTTCCCGCAGGCCAGGGCGCCTCGGATCAAGTCAACGATCAAGTTGCGATCAAGACCGGATCAAGTTCCGAGGTGTCCCCCACGCGGGCGCGGCCGCGCGCGGGCGCTGGTGGGGTTCTGGTGGGGTCAGGGTTGGGTAGTCCTGGGGTAGCGGGCGCCGCGCCCGTGGTCCCCGTCCCGGCTCGCTTCGGTCCCTCGGTCTGGCAGGGCCACCACGGCCCACCCCCGGACCCGGACCTCATCGCCCAGGCCACGTGCCCCGACCACGGCCACCCCCGCCCGTGCCGCACCTGCGCTGCCGCACCCTACGAGGCCGCCGCCTCGACCCCTGCACCTCGCCGCACCCGCCGCGGCTCCCGAGGCCGTCGCCGCTCGACCGAGGAGACCCTCTGA
- a CDS encoding HK97 family phage prohead protease, translated as MDPEILEQAAAARGAGVAQRGDRPRERRNAQDPTARAAARVSGVRMTLRAVDDTDESALHFTGYASVYERGYEMWDFYGPYTEIVSAGAGALSLARTDLDVPLVLQHQSLRRIARTTNGTLTLSEDETGLLVDAPTLAARDHDVAYIAPKIRAELIDEMSFMFRIERGQWSPDYTEYRIEQYDIHRGDVAIVGYGANPHTSGSVRTARTQTRRLDLGLVSEDERLLALR; from the coding sequence ATGGACCCCGAGATCCTCGAGCAGGCCGCGGCGGCTCGCGGCGCCGGCGTCGCCCAGCGCGGTGACAGGCCCCGTGAGCGACGCAACGCCCAGGACCCCACGGCCCGCGCGGCCGCGCGCGTCAGCGGCGTGCGCATGACCCTGCGGGCCGTCGACGACACCGACGAGAGCGCGCTGCACTTCACCGGGTACGCCTCGGTCTACGAGCGCGGCTACGAGATGTGGGACTTCTACGGGCCCTACACCGAGATCGTCTCCGCCGGCGCAGGCGCGCTCTCGCTCGCCCGCACCGACCTCGACGTGCCGCTCGTCCTGCAGCACCAGTCGCTGCGCCGCATCGCCCGCACGACGAACGGCACGCTCACCCTCTCCGAGGACGAGACGGGCCTCCTCGTCGACGCGCCGACGCTCGCCGCCCGCGACCACGACGTCGCGTACATCGCACCGAAGATCCGCGCCGAGCTCATCGACGAGATGAGTTTCATGTTCCGCATCGAGCGCGGCCAGTGGTCCCCGGACTACACCGAGTACCGCATCGAGCAGTACGACATCCACCGCGGTGACGTCGCGATCGTCGGCTACGGCGCGAACCCGCACACCTCCGGATCCGTGCGCACCGCGCGCACCCAGACCCGCCGCCTCGACCTCGGCCTCGTGTCCGAGGACGAGCGGCTGCTCGCGCTCCGCTGA